The DNA region TTGGCGCCGGCGTCGATCTCCTTCTTCACCTGGGCCTCGGTGACCGCATGGCACATGCACACGTACATCGCGGTCTCTCCCGGGGGTGAAGCGGAGTGGATCTTGACTAAGGCATGCCTTAGCTCACTAAGCCTCACCTTACCCGGCGATCGGGGTGCGAAAAAGCCCCTCCGGGTTCGGGAACACCGAATCCGGAGGGGCTTTCGTCACATCACCCGCCCGCTCGCCGCACGACGGCGGCCCGGGGCGTACGCTCAGTTGCCGCCGCGGTACATCTCGGCCACGAGGAACGCCAGGTCCAGCGACTGGCTGCGGTTGAGCCGCGGGTCGCAGGCCGTCTCGTAGCGCTGGTGCAGGTCGTCGACCAGCACCTCGTCGCCGCCGCCGACGCACTCGGTGACGTCGTCGCCGGTCAGCTCCACGTGGATGCCGCCCGGGTGGGTGCCGAGCGCGCGGTGCACCTCGAAGAAGCCCTTGACCTCGTCGAGCACGTCGTCGAAGCGGCGGGTCTTGTGTCCGCTGGACGCCTCGAAGGTGTTGCCGTGCATCGGGTCGCAGATCCAGACCGGCTGGGCGCCGGAGGCGGTGACCTTCTCCACCAGGGTGGGCAGGTGGTCGCGGACCTTGCCCGCACCCATCCGGGTGATGAAGGTGAGCCGGCCGGGCTCGCGCTCCGGGTCGAGCCGCTCGATCAGGGTGAGCGCCTCGTCGACCGAGGTGGTCGGGCCGAGCTTCACACCGATCGGGTTGCGGACCTTCGACGCGAACTCGATGTGCGCGTGGTCCAGCTGGCGGGTCCGCTCGCCGATCCAGACCATGTGGCCGGACACGTCGTACAGGTCGCCGGTGCGGGAGTCCACCCGGGTCATCGCGGTCTCGTAGTCGAGGATCAGCGCCTCGTGCGAGGAGAAGAACTCGACGGTCTTGAACTCCTCCGGCGCCACGCCGCAGGCGTTCATGAAGGCCAGCGCGTTGTCGATCTCGCGGGCCAGCTGCTCGTACCGCTGACCGGCCGGCGAGTTGCGCACGAAGTCCTGGTTCCAGGCGTGCACCTGGCGCAGGTCCGCGTAGCCGCCGGTGGTGAAGGCGCGCACCAGGTTGAGCGTCGCCGCGGAGGCGTTGTACATCCGCTTCAGGCGCTCCGGGTCCGGGATCCGGGACTCCGGGGTGAACTCGAAGCCGTTCACCGAGTCGCCGCGGTAGACCGGCAGGGTCACGCCGTCGCGGGTCTCGGTCGACTTGGAGCGCGGCTTGGAGTACTGGCCGGCGATCCGGCCGACCTTCACCACCGGGACGGAGGCCGCGTACGTCAGCACGGCCGCCATCTGGAGCAGCGTCTTGAGCTTGTTGCGGATGTGCTCGGCCGAGACGCCGTCGAAGGCCTCGGCACAGTCGCCGCCCTGCAGCAGGAACGCCTCACCGCGGGCCACGGCGGCGAGCCGGGCGCGCAGCTGGTCGCACTCGCCGGCGAAGACGAGCGGCGGATACGAGGCGAGCTCGGCAAGGGTCTTGCGCAGAGCCTCTTGGTCCGGCCATTCAGGCTGCTGCGCCGCGGGCAGGGACTGCCAGGAGTGGCCAATCCGGGATGTCTCAGTCGTCACGGTCACACGGCAAGGCTACGGGGTACGACGACCGTTTTGTGACCACCGCCCGATGGGTGAGACGTCCGGCGGACAAATTCCCGGTGCCCCTCCTCCCCCTGCCGCCCGCCCCATCGGCTACGCTCGACCCCGTGAACGCACCGCGCACCTCCTCCTGGTGGTGGGCCGACCCCACGGGTGGCCCACGCATCGCGCGTTCCTAGACGAACACGACGGCCGCCCCCCGGGGCGGCCGTCGGCGTCACAGCAGACGGCCCTCCCGGGAGCGGATTCCAGCACCGCAACCGACCCGGAAGGAACGCCGCACCGTGACCAGCGCCGCCGACCTGCTCGCCCGCCTCACCGGCCCCGACGCACCGGCCTTCGCCCTGCTGCACCGCCGCACCCCCCGCACGGCTCCGGACACCGTCGAGATCCTGCTCGGCACCGTCGGCCGGTACGACCGGCTGGCCGACCTGCCGGTCCGCCACGGCGTCCCCGCCGACGGCCCCGTCCACGACCTGCTCGCGCTCGTCCCCTACCGGCAGATCCGCGAACGCGGCTTCGAGGCGCACGACGACGACACCCCGCTCCAGGCCCTCTCGGTCACCGAGCAGCACGCCGTACCGCTGGCGGACCTCGCCGCCGCCCTCCCCCGGGTGCCCTTCACCCTCACCGGCGGCGCCTTCGACATCGACGACGACGAGTACGCCGCGATCGTCCGCCGGGTGATCGAGGACGAGATCGGACGCGGCGAGGGCGCCAACTTCGTCATCCGGCGCGACTTCACCGCGACGCTGGAGGCCTCCGGCGGGACCGCCGGCGAGGGCTGCTCCCCCGCCCTCGCGCTCACCCTCTTCCGCCGTCTGCTGGAGCAGGAGCGCGGCGCCTACTGGACCTTCCTGGTGCACACCGGCGACCGCGTGCTGGTCGGCGCCTCGCCCGAGGTGCACGTCCGGCAGAGCGGCGGGACGGTCGTGATGAACCCGATCTCCGGCACCTACCGCTACCCGGCCGCCGGCGCCGACCTCGACTCGCTGCTCGCCTTCCTCCACGACGCCAAGGAGCTGGAGGAGCTGACCATGGTGGTCGACGAGGAGCTCAAGATGATGTGCACCGTCGGCGACCTCGGCGGCCAGGTGCTCGGCCCGCGGCTCAAGGAGATGTCCCACCTCGCGCACACCGAGTACGAGCTGCGCGGCCGCACCTCGCTCGACGTCCGCGAGGTGCTCAGGGAGACCATGTTCGCCGCCACCGTCACCGGCAGCCCGGTCCAGAACGCCACCCGGGTGATCCGCCGGTACGAGCGCTCCGGGCGCGGCTACTACTCCGGCGCGCTCGCCCTGATCGGCCGCTCCGCCAGCGGCGGCCAGCTGCTCGACTCGCCGATCTGCATCCGCGCCGCCGACGTCGACCCGGCCACCGGCCGCCTCGCCGTCCGGGTGGGCGCCACCCTCGTCCGACACTCCGACCCCGACTCCGAGGTCGCCGAGACGCACGCCAAGGCCGCCGGGGTGCTCACCGCGATCGGCGCCCGCCCGGCCACCGGCCGGCGCCCGGGCCCGACCGGTCCGCGGCTCGGCGACGACCACCGCGTCCAGGCCGCGCTGGACGCCCGGCGCGCCGGCCTGGCCCCGTTCTGGCTGCGGATGCAGCGGCCGGCCACGGCCACGGAGGAGCTGGAGACCCTGGTGGTCGACGGCGAGGACACCTTCACGTCCATGCTCGCCCACCTGCTGACCTCGCTCGGCCACCGGGTCACCGTGGTCCGGTACGACGAGCCGGGCCTGCGCGCGCGGGTCGCCGCCCACCCCGGTCCGCTGGTGCTCGGCCCCGGCCCGGGCGACCCGGCGGCCGCCGACGATCCCAAGATGGCCGTGCTGCGACCGATCGTCACCGACGCGCTGGACGCCGTCCGGACCGGCCGGCGGACCGCGCCGCTGCTCGCCGTCTGCCTCAGCCACCAGCTGCTGTCGGCCGCGCTCGGCCTGCCGCTGGCCCGCAAGGCCGTCCCCTACCAGGGGGCGCAGGAGACCGTCGACCTCTTCGGGACCAGGCGGACGGTCGGCTTCTACAACACCTTCACCGCCCGTTGCACGGCGGAGGACGCCGACCGGCTGGCCGCGGAGGGCGTGGAGGTCTCCCGTGACCCGCTGTCCGGGGACGTGCACGCGCTGCGCGGGCCGGGCTTCGCCGGGCTGCAGTTCCACCCGGAGTCGGTGCTCACCCGCGAGGGCGTGGAGATCGTCGCCGGGCTGCTGCGGGAGGCCGCGGCCGTCCACCGCTGAGGAGTCCCCGGGCGGGCGGGCGCCGAGCCGCGCCCCCGCCCGGCTCCCGGGCCCGGACGCCCGCCCCGCCCGGGTCGGCCCCGCTCAGATCTCGTCGTCCAGCCCCTGCTCGATCGCGTACCGGACCAGCTCGACCCGGTTGTGCAGCTGGAGCTTGCCGAGGGTGTTCTGGACGTGGTTCTGCACCGTGCGGTGGGAGAGCACCAGCCGGTCGGCGATCTGCCGGTAGGACAGGCCCTTGGCGACCAGCCGCAGCACCTCGGTCTCCCGGGCGGTCAGCTGCGGGACCGCGGGCGCGGTCGGGGCGGCCGGCTCGGCGGCCAGCCGGCGGAACTCCCCGAGCACCAGCCCGGCCAGCCCCGGGGTGAAGACCGCGTCGCCGACGGCGGTGCGGCGCACCGCGTCCAGCAGCTCGTCCCGCCCCGCCGACTTGACCAGGTAGCCGGTCGCACCGGACTTCACCGCCTCCAGCACGTCCTGGTGCTCGCCGCTCGCGGAGAGCACCAGGACCCGCACGGACGGGTCCTGCGCGACCACCTGGCGGCAGACCTCGGCGCCGGAGAGCCCCGGCAGGTTGAGGTCGAGCACCACCACCTGCGGGGAGCAGGCGCGGGCCCGGCGGACGGCCTCCTCGCCGTCACCGGCGGTGGCCACCACGTCCAGCCCGGCCTCGCCGAGGTCGCGGGAGACGGCGTCGCGCCACATCGGGTGGTCGTCCACCACCATGACCCGCACCGGGCGGTCGGCCGGCTGCTGGTCGGTCGGCTGGTCGGTCATGGCCGGCACCCTTTCACAGAAGGTCGTGGGGGACGTTTCACGGGGCGTCGAGCCGGGCGGTGTGCCGGGCTCCGTGCGGGACGCTCCGCGGGACGCGGAGCTCCACCTCGACGCCCTCCCCGGGGGACGAGTACAGCTCGGCCGTGCCCCCGAGGTCCAGCAGCCGGCCGCGGATCGACTGGGAGACCCCGAGCCGCCCCGCCCGCTCCGCCTCACCGAGCCGGCCGGGCGCGAACCCCGGGCCGTCGTCCCGGATCGACACGGTGACGGCCTCCGGCTCGTCCTCGACCAGGATCCAGGCCCGGGCCTCCGCTCCGGCGTGCCGGCGGACGTTGTCCACGGCGGCCCCGACGGCGGCGGCGAGCTCTCCGGCGGCCGGGGCGGGCAGCAGCACCGGCGTGCCGGGCGCGGACAGCGTCACCCGCTCGTCCGCGTACGGGCCGAGCAGGGCGCGGAGGTCCTGCGGCTCCTCCGGCTCGCGCTGGGCGGGCAGCGGGCCGCCGCTCATCAGCGCGCGCAGGGCGCGCTCCTGTTCGCCGGCCAGCCGGCCCAGCTCGGCGAAGTCCGCTCCCCCGCCCGGCTGTTCGGAGCCCCGCTCGGAGCCCCGCCGCTGGACCAGGGCGAGCACCTGGAGCACGCCGTCGTGGATGTCCCGGGAGAGCCGCTCGCGCTCCCGGGTGGCCGCCTCGACCTGGAGCGCCCTGGTGAGGGTCGCCTCGCTGGCCCGGGCCAGCTCTATGACGTAGCCGATCGCACAGCCGGCCACCATGAGCAGCACGATGTTGTGGATGTTGTCGCCGGTCGGGCCGCCGTGGCCGAGGATGTTGGCCACCCCGATCACCGACCCGGCCGCCGCGGCCCAGCGCCAGCCGCCCCGGCCGGCGAAGCCGAGCACCGTGCCGGCCGCCCAGATGGTCGGCAGGGTGGGCGCACCGTGGGCGATCCGGGAGGGCGCGTCGGTCAGCCCGCTCATCACGATGCCGGTGACGACGAGCGTCAGGTCGGTGCCGAGCACGTACCAGGTGCAGCGCTGCGGGCCGGAGAAGGCGCGGGTGGAGGCCAGTGTCCAGAGCGTCAGCGCGCCGAGGTAGATCCAGCCGGCGACCGGGTGCAGGAACTCCAGGTAGGAGTCGGCGTACCGGAGCAGCGCGTAGCCGAGCGCCAGGACCCGGAAGAGGGAGATGGCCCGCCAGAGCGGCAGCTCGACGGACATGCCGCCCGCCGCGACCGCTCCGCCGACCGCCCCGGTTCTGCCGCCGTCCGTCATCCCCGCCGTCCTCCCCCGACGCCCGGCCGGTGCCCTGTTCAGGCCGGCCCGGTCCCCTTGTCCTGCTGGTCCTGCCCGGTGGCCTTGTCCTGCCCGATGGCCCTGTCGGCCTCGGCCTTCTCCGCCTCGGCCGCCTTCTCCGCCTTCTCCGCTTCGGCCTTCTCGGCCTTGGCGGCGGCCTGTTCGGCCTTCTGGACGGCCTTGCGCTCGGCGTCGGCGCGCTTCTTGTCGTCGGCGATCTGCCGCTTGGCGGCGGTCGCGTAGACGTCCACGTACTCCTGGCCGGAGAGCCGCATGATCTCGTACATCACCTCGTCCGTCACCGAACGGAGGATGAAC from Kitasatospora sp. NBC_00458 includes:
- a CDS encoding class II 3-deoxy-7-phosphoheptulonate synthase — translated: MTVTTETSRIGHSWQSLPAAQQPEWPDQEALRKTLAELASYPPLVFAGECDQLRARLAAVARGEAFLLQGGDCAEAFDGVSAEHIRNKLKTLLQMAAVLTYAASVPVVKVGRIAGQYSKPRSKSTETRDGVTLPVYRGDSVNGFEFTPESRIPDPERLKRMYNASAATLNLVRAFTTGGYADLRQVHAWNQDFVRNSPAGQRYEQLAREIDNALAFMNACGVAPEEFKTVEFFSSHEALILDYETAMTRVDSRTGDLYDVSGHMVWIGERTRQLDHAHIEFASKVRNPIGVKLGPTTSVDEALTLIERLDPEREPGRLTFITRMGAGKVRDHLPTLVEKVTASGAQPVWICDPMHGNTFEASSGHKTRRFDDVLDEVKGFFEVHRALGTHPGGIHVELTGDDVTECVGGGDEVLVDDLHQRYETACDPRLNRSQSLDLAFLVAEMYRGGN
- a CDS encoding anthranilate synthase family protein, producing MTSAADLLARLTGPDAPAFALLHRRTPRTAPDTVEILLGTVGRYDRLADLPVRHGVPADGPVHDLLALVPYRQIRERGFEAHDDDTPLQALSVTEQHAVPLADLAAALPRVPFTLTGGAFDIDDDEYAAIVRRVIEDEIGRGEGANFVIRRDFTATLEASGGTAGEGCSPALALTLFRRLLEQERGAYWTFLVHTGDRVLVGASPEVHVRQSGGTVVMNPISGTYRYPAAGADLDSLLAFLHDAKELEELTMVVDEELKMMCTVGDLGGQVLGPRLKEMSHLAHTEYELRGRTSLDVREVLRETMFAATVTGSPVQNATRVIRRYERSGRGYYSGALALIGRSASGGQLLDSPICIRAADVDPATGRLAVRVGATLVRHSDPDSEVAETHAKAAGVLTAIGARPATGRRPGPTGPRLGDDHRVQAALDARRAGLAPFWLRMQRPATATEELETLVVDGEDTFTSMLAHLLTSLGHRVTVVRYDEPGLRARVAAHPGPLVLGPGPGDPAAADDPKMAVLRPIVTDALDAVRTGRRTAPLLAVCLSHQLLSAALGLPLARKAVPYQGAQETVDLFGTRRTVGFYNTFTARCTAEDADRLAAEGVEVSRDPLSGDVHALRGPGFAGLQFHPESVLTREGVEIVAGLLREAAAVHR
- a CDS encoding response regulator transcription factor translates to MTDQPTDQQPADRPVRVMVVDDHPMWRDAVSRDLGEAGLDVVATAGDGEEAVRRARACSPQVVVLDLNLPGLSGAEVCRQVVAQDPSVRVLVLSASGEHQDVLEAVKSGATGYLVKSAGRDELLDAVRRTAVGDAVFTPGLAGLVLGEFRRLAAEPAAPTAPAVPQLTARETEVLRLVAKGLSYRQIADRLVLSHRTVQNHVQNTLGKLQLHNRVELVRYAIEQGLDDEI
- the macS gene encoding MacS family sensor histidine kinase, whose translation is MTDGGRTGAVGGAVAAGGMSVELPLWRAISLFRVLALGYALLRYADSYLEFLHPVAGWIYLGALTLWTLASTRAFSGPQRCTWYVLGTDLTLVVTGIVMSGLTDAPSRIAHGAPTLPTIWAAGTVLGFAGRGGWRWAAAAGSVIGVANILGHGGPTGDNIHNIVLLMVAGCAIGYVIELARASEATLTRALQVEAATRERERLSRDIHDGVLQVLALVQRRGSERGSEQPGGGADFAELGRLAGEQERALRALMSGGPLPAQREPEEPQDLRALLGPYADERVTLSAPGTPVLLPAPAAGELAAAVGAAVDNVRRHAGAEARAWILVEDEPEAVTVSIRDDGPGFAPGRLGEAERAGRLGVSQSIRGRLLDLGGTAELYSSPGEGVEVELRVPRSVPHGARHTARLDAP